The following is a genomic window from Penaeus chinensis breed Huanghai No. 1 chromosome 7, ASM1920278v2, whole genome shotgun sequence.
ttatattcccctttcatatttatattttttcataatattttttaaaatacaaaatatttttataacatttcatatttttttttaatattataaaatgtttgttttttttatatttttttgttgtgttttgtttttgtttgttatttttttgtttgtttggggtttttggggtttggggtttgtttgtttgtttgtttggggtttgggggtttttttttgttatgtatatgtatatgtatatgggttaTGTTATGTAATGATTGTATTGTTTAatgtattatgtttgtttgtttaatgttatgtttatgtttgtttgtttttaatatgttatgtatttgtttgggTTTTTTGGGGATTgtattgattgtttgtttgtttaagttatggggattgttatgtttgtttggatttgtaatgtttttgttatgtattggtttgtttgtttgtttgtttgcttgtttgtttgtttgtttgtttgcttgtttgtattttttaattaattaaaattattgtatattaaatgtttaatattatatttatatatattttataatgttttttttttatacgacaAAATACagcacatgtacaaacatatacatatatacataaacatatatataaatcataaaatgaAACAGCCAGAAAAAGAATTACCAACACTGAAATGTGGCATTCTGATTCAGACTGGACTCCACATTATGAGATAAAACACTTAACGATGAATCTAATTTGACATGAAATGTCACCTTTTAGTATTTAGTTAATTAAAttgtttcatttatcttttttataaaaCATTGTTGTTTTAATGATGTTATAAAcctttatcataaataaaaatttCCCATTTTAAAAAATACTTCCCTGGATACAaatttttataatacatatattcatacctacTTGGAAACATTTATTAAACACAAGAAGCAAGTGCCAATACCCAATCTTACCTCCTCTTTAAAAAGAAGATCTTGTGATGCCATGAACAGTGGCGATGATCCTTTGTCATTTGTCACATTAACCATTGCGCCACAAGCAAGCAGGAACGATACAACCTCAACTGAAGGGAATGGCGTCATGTGCTCATCCTCCAGCAAAGAGTGAGTGTTAAGTACAGTGGTTTTCATTGCCGCCAAGTGCAATAGAGAATGTCCACCTTGACATGTTCTTGGATCTAACCGGATAATGCTATTAACAAGTGTAGctactttctgtttttcttcttctgttcttggtatgtgaagaacaacaaaaatcatgTGTGTCAGGACTTTTAACATATGATCAAAGTTACTCTGATGTTTTTTATGAACTGGTTGTACCTTGAGCAGTGCCATACATTCTGGGAGTTGTGCTGCCAGTAATTCCAGTGTGTGGAAGGCATCTTCAAAACTAACTGTATTTTGCATTACTCCTGTACCATGTTTGTCAATCATATCTAAGTACAATCGCACTAAAGCTTGCCCAGTGAAGCAGGTCTCATTAAAGAGTATTGTATCTCTCTGGATTCTTAGTTCTAATGCATACAACCACAGATCAATACAGTTCTGGTATTGGAGGGAGTCCGCATATGCTGCACCTCGGTACATAAGTCTGAATATCATATCTTTGTGTGCCGTACCAAGGATGCGTTCACATATCAAGAGACTTTGAGTTCTCATGGCATTAAGATCTGTTGCAATGGCCTCCAATTCTTCTGAAGTTTTGAATTCCTGAGCAAACTGATAAGTACGTCTTGGAGGCAGAATTTGCTTTGATTCTCCTGACAAAAATCTAATATTAGTTGCCTTTCGCCAATACTGAAGAGCTGCTTGAATGTCATGATGTTCATCTAAAAATGTCGTGCCCAGCAGTTCATAGCCATCGGCGATTCTGTCTGGTGGATAAGATACCACTTCTATCAAATACTCAAATATTTGGCAGGCGCCCTTGATGCAAGCTGTCTGTAGGGCATCATCATGGTATCTGCTGGTTAAGTGAGGATTGGCTCCATGTTCCAGCAGTAGTTTTGTGGTCTCAAATCTGTGTTCCTGTATGGCATAGTGCAAGGCTGTTTTGTTCTGAATGTCCTGTGCATTGACATCTGCCCCATGATTAAGAAGGTATTCGCACAGCTTCACACACTGGACAGAATTGATCAGACATGTTCCCCCATTATAATTTGGCTTTGAAATATTGGCTCCATTTTCCACAAGATAGTTTACAATATCAAAGTGAGTCATAAAACAAGCACTGCGTACTGGTGTGGATCCCGTATCCGAGACACTGTTCACATCAGCTCCATGTTGCACTAAGCATTTGACCACTGGCAGCCGTCCTGCAACAGATGCACACCAAAGGGGCGTGACATTGTGAATAGATCTGTCGTCTGGCACCTCATAAAGGCCGCGTTGCTCTGCATCTGCATTGCATGTAGTGATGAGGTAGTCCACGACCTCCACATTCCCTCTCTTGCACGCCACAAAGAGGGGCGCACAGCCGTCCCTCGTCCTGgtcactatctctctcctctcttccctctggaACCTCTCCAGCTTGGTCCGCAGCATGCAGGAGAGCCTGGCCCCAGGGGCGATGTTTCGACACTCATTGTAAAGGTCCGTGAAGAGCTGGTCTTTCTGGGAGGTTTGGTCGACCTTCCCCGTGATCCACATTCTACGTTTGAACACAGAGAAGAAGTTTTCCTTTGAGGACTCCAGCTCGGCTGCCTTGGTATACTTTACTAAGAGCAACTGTGTCCAACCGCGTGTACCTGAACGTCGCGGGGCCGCGTGCCAGAGCTGTGGAGCAGCAAATTACCCAGCGCACAGGTTCGCACTCACTGCCTCTCAGGCCAAGTTCACGTCCAGCTGACCAGCCACAACAACCGATGTTGTCGCGTCTCCAGGAAGGACGATTTGATTTGTTTTGCACTAATTTCGGTCCAAAAACATTAATTATTTCACTTCAGAGGACCTGATAATTAACTACTGTTTTATCTAGCAAGAGCATTGTATAGTCATTACTTACGGTGTCATTATATATGAATCAAATAC
Proteins encoded in this region:
- the LOC125027210 gene encoding protein fem-1 homolog A-like, encoding MWITGKVDQTSQKDQLFTDLYNECRNIAPGARLSCMLRTKLERFQREERREIVTRTRDGCAPLFVACKRGNVEVVDYLITTCNADAEQRGLYEVPDDRSIHNVTPLWCASVAGRLPVVKCLVQHGADVNSVSDTGSTPVRSACFMTHFDIVNYLVENGANISKPNYNGGTCLINSVQCVKLCEYLLNHGADVNAQDIQNKTALHYAIQEHRFETTKLLLEHGANPHLTSRYHDDALQTACIKGACQIFEYLIEVVSYPPDRIADGYELLGTTFLDEHHDIQAALQYWRKATNIRFLSGESKQILPPRRTYQFAQEFKTSEELEAIATDLNAMRTQSLLICERILGTAHKDMIFRLMYRGAAYADSLQYQNCIDLWLYALELRIQRDTILFNETCFTGQALVRLYLDMIDKHGTGVMQNTVSFEDAFHTLELLAAQLPECMALLKVQPVHKKHQSNFDHMLKVLTHMIFVVLHIPRTEEEKQKVATLVNSIIRLDPRTCQGGHSLLHLAAMKTTVLNTHSLLEDEHMTPFPSVEVVSFLLACGAMVNVTNDKGSSPLFMASQDLLFKEEIVEVLLEAGAHVDQVTASGERPSRNLRRNPKCQISILNYTSLKCLAARVIQEWRIPYVGEVPTHLEAFVKMH